Proteins encoded together in one Bactrocera neohumeralis isolate Rockhampton chromosome 4, APGP_CSIRO_Bneo_wtdbg2-racon-allhic-juicebox.fasta_v2, whole genome shotgun sequence window:
- the LOC126754498 gene encoding uncharacterized protein LOC126754498 isoform X1, translating into MCLRRRPGEIRIEGVGSSAAVYSKGHITVQMQAAFDNNINFKLEAYVVPTITSVTPDTHIDAEAWSHLKDLPLADPTFATPSPVDLLLGADVLTGLFQEGFIQGSPEQLCALNTRLGWVVFGPVTSSAHSTLHTSLTAKCVNEQRLDTLLRSFWELEEPIPSSEIHVDDCETIFNDTVTRTSDGRYQVQILFRPDAPALGESHQSAVRQFLQLERRLMNDPCLREQYITFMREYIALDHMEVSKQAFTNKENGYFIPHHAVTTKFRVVFNASAKTSNGTSLNDTQFSGPQLHANIVDILHRFRKCKVAITADIQKMFRQILVDRRHRKWQQILWRELPNEPLQVYELKTVTYGMACSPFNAIRALRQCANDNYEVIYDPSRAAAARHSILYNFYVDDYLDSVDSDELAITRAQDVATILKQGQLILGKWNSNSTHVLSAITGTTLSASELELNNSTTKVLGLYWDPVSDELFFKVGLVDDTSMHTKRKVLSDVAKLYDPTGVLAPVVVVAKLFIQDLWKAGLPWDAELPPELLSSWVLFRNSLQDITRLRIPRWLGIRVGSLVHLHGFCDASRKAYAAVIYVQTIDKGGTSRTALVSAKTKIAPIKDVTIPRLELCGAHLLTKAMDNVRQALGLQDAPCTYWSDSTIVLCWIRKPPSTFKQYVSNRVAYIQANSDINAWKHIRSESNPADCASRGLSPAVLADHHLWWTGPTCIHQSVGEMRLPSLTEEEEHLSIAESRVVSIFVSRANYQWIMTSTKDNRIPLIEKFSKLSRLLNTTVWLRRWLPKYRGYRNDIVSVADQHWALLLHIRQAQGNHFKQEIKALELHSRIAGRSEILALNPFLDADGILRVGGRLANSDLSEDQRHQTIIPRGALAYLLVADAHTRCLHGGIQQMLQFLRQRFWLIGARAQVKSFIWACTTCRRHLQIIQRQQMASLPKERVLVAPPFSRSGLDYCGPFHVRVGTHRATPTTKTYAAIFICMASRAVHIELAEDLSTQAFIDVYDRFISRRGICTTLYSDNGTQFVGANRQMQEDLKAWVTAHAQQHLAAEGTCWKFITPSAPHHGGLWEAAVRSAKKHLLRIMGSQTLRYTELSTLLTRIEACLNSRPLIALYDDPEGGIALTPGDFLIGRPLNCRPDPPLPEAPENRLRYWQRLQKMLEHFWRRWQSEYLNTLQTRNKWTRSEPNVQRGDVVLIRSENLPPSVWRMGRVIDVHPGSDGLVRTVTIEYNTNQTSSNGLPIKQRCQRPVQKLCRLTGPTEELLNREGSAGQDVQDLSSLKCSPAHN; encoded by the coding sequence ATGTGTCTTCGTAGGCGTCCAGGGGAGATACGAATTGAAGGAGTTGGTTCTAGCGCTGCAGTCTACAGTAAGGGTCATATAACAGTACAGATGCAGGCTGCCTTTGACAACAACATTAACTTCAAACTCGAGGCTTATGTCGTCCCGACAATAACCTCAGTAACGCCAGATACGCATATAGACGCAGAAGCTTGGAGCCATTTAAAAGATTTACCACTAGCTGACCCAACGTTTGCCACTCCAAGTCCGGTGGATCTGCTACTTGGTGCTGACGTACTAACGGGTCTCTTTCAGGAGGGTTTCATCCAGGGTTCTCCAGAGCAACTTTGCGCTTTAAACACTCGTCTTGGTTGGGTAGTATTTGGACCAGTCACAAGTTCTGCTCACTCCACTTTACACACATCTCTTACTGCGAAATGCGTCAACGAACAACGACTAGACACGTTACTTAGAAGCTTCTGGGAACTCGAAGAGCCCATACCATCATCCGAAATACACGTGGATGACTGTGAGACGATCTTCAACGACACAGTTACCCGTACCTCAGACGGCAGGTACCAGGTGCAAATTTTATTTCGACCAGATGCTCCTGCTCTTGGAGAATCTCATCAATCGGCAGTCCGCCAGTTTCTACAACTCGAGCGGCGGTTGATGAACGATCCCTGTCTTCGTGAGCAGTACATTACATTTATGCGCGAATACATTGCTCTCGATCACATGGAGGTTAGCAAGCAAGCTTTCACCAATAAAGAAAATGGTTACTTCATACCTCATCATGCGGTAACCACAAAATTTCGCGTAGTTTTCAACGCTTCAGCGAAGACATCGAATGGGACATCCTTAAACGATACTCAGTTTTCTGGACCACAACTACATGCCAATATTGTCGACATCCTTCACCGTTTTCGCAAATGCAAGGTAGCCATCACTGCAGACATACAGAAGATGTTTCGACAAATCCTGGTAGACAGACGACATCGTAAATGGCAACAAATACTTTGGCGTGAATTGCCAAATGAACCTCTTCAAGTGTACGAATTGAAGACGGTAACTTATGGAATGGCTTGTAGTCCATTCAACGCAATACGCGCACTGCGTCAATGTGCGAATGACAATTATGAAGTCATCTATGACCCAAGCCGGGCTGCCGCAGCGCGTCATAGCATACTTTATAATTTCTACGTTGATGACTATTTGGATAGCGTCGACAGCGATGAACTTGCTATTACCCGTGCTCAAGATGTAGCGACTATTTTGAAACAAGGACAATTAATATTGGGAAAGTGGAATTCCAATTCTACACACGTATTATCTGCGATAACCGGTACAACACTTTCTGCATCCGAACTAGAGTTGAACAACTCAACAACAAAGGTATTGGGTCTTTACTGGGATCCAGTTAGCGACGAGCTCTTCTTCAAGGTAGGCTTAGTTGACGACACTTCAATGCATACCAAGCGAAAGGTTTTGAGTGACGTGGCGAAATTATATGATCCAACTGGGGTATTGGCACCCGTGGTCGTGGTGGCCAAACTATTCATACAGGACTTATGGAAGGCTGGTCTCCCATGGGACGCTGAACTTCCTCCAGAACTACTCAGTTCATGGGTCTTATTCCGCAACAGTTTGCAAGATATTACACGACTTCGTATTCCTCGTTGGCTAGGTATACGAGTGGGCTCTTTGGTGCATTTACACGGCTTTTGCGATGCTAGTCGTAAAGCGTATGCAGCAGTCATATATGTTCAAACGATCGATAAAGGTGGTACATCACGCACAGCTCTTGTTTCAGCGAAGACGAAGATAGCACCAATTAAGGATGTGACGATACCACGCCTCGAACTGTGTGGTGCTCATCTTCTAACCAAGGCGATGGACAACGTACGTCAAGCCTTAGGCCTACAGGACGCCCCATGTACATATTGGAGTGATTCCACTATTGTTTTATGCTGGATACGCAAACCACCATCCACGTTCAAACAATATGTATCCAATCGGGTAGCTTACATCCAAGCCAATTCAGACATTAACGCTTGGAAGCACATTCGCTCGGAATCAAATCCAGCCGACTGTGCAAGCAGAGGCCTATCTCCCGCCGTCTTAGCAGATCATCACCTTTGGTGGACCGGACCGACGTGCATTCACCAAAGCGTGGGGGAAATGCGCTTACCTTCTTTGACGGAGGAGGAGGAGCACCTCTCCATTGCTGAATCTCGTGTGGTATCCATCTTCGTTTCTAGAGCTAATTACCAGTGGATTATGACATCCACGAAAGACAACAGGATACCTCTCATAGAGAAATTTAGCAAATTGAGTCGTTTACTTAACACCACTGTTTGGTTAAGGCGATGGTTACCGAAATATCGCGGTTACAGGAACGATATAGTTTCTGTCGCAGATCAGCACTGGGCTTTACTTCTGCATATTCGACAAGCACAAGGTAATCATTTTAAACAAGAAATTAAGGCTCTTGAATTGCATTCCAGAATTGCGGGTCGCAGTGAAATCTTAGCACTCAATCCTTTCTTGGATGCAGACGGCATACTGAGAGTAGGTGGTCGACTCGCAAACTCCGACTTAAGTGAAGATCAGCGACATCAAACTATAATTCCGCGTGGGGCCCTGGCTTATTTACTAGTCGCTGATGCTCATACACGTTGCTTACATGGTGGTATACAACAAATGCTTCAGTTTCTTAGACAACGTTTCTGGCTTATAGGCGCACGGGCGCAAGTAAAGTCTTTCATCTGGGCCTGCACTACATGTCGTAGGCATCTTCAAATTATACAACGTCAACAAATGGCTTCGCTCCCGAAAGAACGTGTACTAGTGGCCCCACCATTCTCTCGTAGTGGCTTGGATTACTGCGGGCCATTCCATGTACGTGTGGGAACGCATCGCGCTACCCCGACTACAAAAACCTATGCTgccatatttatttgtatggcGTCACGAGCGGTTCACATTGAGCTGGCAGAGGACTTGAGTACACAGGCATTTATAGATGTTTACGATCGTTTTATTAGTCGACGGGGTATCTGTACCACCTTATACAGTGATAATGGAACACAATTTGTAGGGGCTAATCGTCAAATGCAGGAAGACTTAAAGGCTTGGGTAACAGCACATGCTCAACAACATCTGGCAGCTGAAGGTACATGTTGGAAGTTCATAACACCTTCCGCACCTCATCACGGTGGTCTATGGGAGGCAGCAGTTCGTTCAGCTAAAAAGCATCTGCTGAGGATAATGGGCAGCCAGACGTTGCGTTACACTGAATTGTCTACTCTCCTGACTCGCATCGAGGCGTGTCTAAATTCGAGACCACTGATAGCTCTCTACGATGATCCTGAAGGAGGGATAGCTCTAACACCGGGTGACTTCCTGATCGGACGACCACTCAATTGTCGTCCAGATCCTCCATTGCCTGAAGCTCCAGAAAATCGTCTTCGATATTGGCAACGCCTCCAGAAAATGTTGGAGCATTTTTGGCGCCGCTGGCAATCCGAATATCTAAACACTCTTCAGACCCGGAACAAATGGACTAGATCGGAACCCAATGTTCAGCGTGGAGATGTAGTTCTTATACGTAGTGAAAATTTGCCACCATCGGTTTGGCGTATGGGACGGGTGATTGACGTTCACCCGGGCAGTGATGGGTTGGTGCGTACCGTGACGATAGAGTACAATACCAACCAGACATCATCAAATGGACTTCCTATTAAGCAGCGGTGTCAGCGACCGGTGCAGAAGTTATGCCGCCTAACAGGTCCTACAGAAGAATTACTGAACCGCGAGGGTTCAGCCGGGCAGGATGTTCAAGATTTAAGTTCTTTAAAATGCAGTCCTGCGCATAATTAG
- the LOC126755806 gene encoding uncharacterized protein LOC126755806: MASLNLRTSAHAAIVRIGKMTEAANYDPDSMECDVIRAQLDKHFERFMEYHTDLVSSAQSSELTTHDDFLAATELLYTQICIRLRRICGAGEGGICVANQLDMRLDPIKIPVFNGDPANWLPFKDLFEALVHNRKDLNSSYKLSKLRQHVNADSVPLVGGLYTGGYEDMWQEMKRRFDNPRLLVESHVQRILNLPNQPTESQKGLLRLVDTVQNVMRALSVMGLPVNHWDALLVPLLLPKLPTITRYEWGMSLQTNNIPMSQDFLTFIEKRANNLPQGATNSTSTLHQRPTRPVKANVATVNSSQPLHSVKGITVFCQLCANGHRIHKCQRFVNLSIPERWDTVKRLSLCFNCLGSDHGSRDCTSRDCLRCHHRHHTMLCKSNVANNSPATEEDTNSHIIDRNISVDTPSTQVPQVYPRQQ, encoded by the coding sequence ATGGCTAGTTTGAATCTACGTACTTCAGCGCATGCCGCAATTGTGCGCATTGGCAAAATGACTGAAGCAGCTAATTACGATCCGGACAGTATGGAGTGCGATGTGATTCGCGCACAGTTGGACAAACATTTTGAAAGGTTTATGGAGTATCATACGGACCTGGTGTCTTCAGCACAATCCAGCGAATTGACCACACATGACGACTTCTTGGCTGCTACGGAGTTACTCTACACGCAAATATGTATTCGACTACGTCGTATATGTGGCGCTGGTGAAGGTGGTATTTGTGTGGCGAATCAATTGGACATGCGATTAGATCCAATTAAGATTCCTGTTTTCAATGGTGATCCAGCGAATTGGCTGCCTTTCAAAGATTTGTTCGAGGCACTAGTTCACAATCGGAAGGATCTGAATTCCAGTTACAAATTAAGCAAGTTACGCCAACATGTCAATGCAGACAGCGTACCATTGGTCGGTGGACTTTATACAGGCGGCTATGAGGACATGTGGCAGGAGATGAAACGGCGGTTTGATAATCCACGTTTGTTAGTGGAATCCCACGTGCAGCGTATACTGAATTTGCCCAACCAACCCACCGAATCCCAGAAGGGCTTGCTTCGACTAGTTGACACCGTCCAAAATGTGATGCGAGCTTTAAGCGTTATGGGTCTTCCGGTAAATCATTGGGACGCCCTCTTGGTGCCACTTTTGCTACCTAAATTGCCCACAATCACCAGGTATGAGTGGGGGATGAGCCTTCAGACGAACAACATACCAATGTCTCAggattttttgacatttattgagAAGCGTGCCAACAATTTGCCTCAAGGAGCTACGAACAGTACATCAACTCTTCATCAGAGACCAACCCGTCCCGTTAAGGCTAACGTTGCAACGGTAAACTCATCTCAGCCGTTACATTCAGTGAAAGGGATTACGGTTTTTTGCCAACTTTGCGCTAACGGACACCGAATACACAAGTGTCAACGGTTCGTTAATCTTTCCATACCGGAACGGTGGGATACAGTTAAGCGGCTTTCATTATGTTTTAACTGCCTTGGAAGTGATCATGGATCTCGTGATTGTACATCGCGGGATTGCTTAAGGTGTCATCATCGCCATCATACGATGCTTTGCAAAAGCAACGTTGCGAATAATTCACCGGCTACGGAGGAAGACACCAACAGTCACATAATCGATCGGAATATATCCGTGGACACACCTTCAACACAGGTGCCACAGGTATACCCACGACAGCAGTGA
- the LOC126754498 gene encoding uncharacterized protein LOC126754498 isoform X2, producing MCLRRRPGEIRIEGVGSSAAVYSKGHITVQMQAAFDNNINFKLEAYVVPTITSVTPDTHIDAEAWSHLKDLPLADPTFATPSPVDLLLGADVLTGLFQEGFIQGSPEQLCALNTRLGWVVFGPVTSSAHSTLHTSLTAKCVNEQRLDTLLRSFWELEEPIPSSEIHVDDCETIFNDTVTRTSDGRYQVQILFRPDAPALGESHQSAVRQFLQLERRLMNDPCLREQYITFMREYIALDHMEVSKQAFTNKENGYFIPHHAVTTKFRVVFNASAKTSNGTSLNDTQFSGPQLHANIVDILHRFRKCKVAITADIQKMFRQILVDRRHRKWQQILWRELPNEPLQVYELKTVTYGMACSPFNAIRALRQCANDNYEVIYDPSRAAAARHSILYNFYVDDYLDSVDSDELAITRAQDVATILKQGQLILGKWNSNSTHVLSAITGTTLSASELELNNSTTKVLGLYWDPVSDELFFKVGLVDDTSMHTKRKVLSDVAKLYDPTGVLAPVVVVAKLFIQDLWKAGLPWDAELPPELLSSWVLFRNSLQDITRLRIPRWLGIRVGSLVHLHGFCDASRKAYAAVIYVQTIDKGGTSRTALVSAKTKIAPIKDVTIPRLELCGAHLLTKAMDNVRQALGLQDAPCTYWSDSTIVLCWIRKPPSTFKQYVSNRVAYIQANSDINAWKHIRSESNPADCASRGLSPAVLADHHLWWTGPTCIHQSVGEMRLPSLTEEEEHLSIAESRVVSIFVSRANYQWIMTSTKDNRIPLIEKFSKLSRLLNTTVWLRRWLPKYRGYRNDIVSVADQHWALLLHIRQAQGNHFKQEIKALELHSRIAGRSEILALNPFLDADGILRVGGRLANSDLSEDQRHQTIIPRGALAYLLVADAHTRCLHGGIQQMLQFLRQRFWLIGARAQVKSFIWACTTCRRHLQIIQRQQMASLPKERVLVAPPFSRSGLDYCGPFHVRVGTHRATPTTKTYAAIFICMASRAVHIELAEDLSTQGLIVKCRKT from the exons ATGTGTCTTCGTAGGCGTCCAGGGGAGATACGAATTGAAGGAGTTGGTTCTAGCGCTGCAGTCTACAGTAAGGGTCATATAACAGTACAGATGCAGGCTGCCTTTGACAACAACATTAACTTCAAACTCGAGGCTTATGTCGTCCCGACAATAACCTCAGTAACGCCAGATACGCATATAGACGCAGAAGCTTGGAGCCATTTAAAAGATTTACCACTAGCTGACCCAACGTTTGCCACTCCAAGTCCGGTGGATCTGCTACTTGGTGCTGACGTACTAACGGGTCTCTTTCAGGAGGGTTTCATCCAGGGTTCTCCAGAGCAACTTTGCGCTTTAAACACTCGTCTTGGTTGGGTAGTATTTGGACCAGTCACAAGTTCTGCTCACTCCACTTTACACACATCTCTTACTGCGAAATGCGTCAACGAACAACGACTAGACACGTTACTTAGAAGCTTCTGGGAACTCGAAGAGCCCATACCATCATCCGAAATACACGTGGATGACTGTGAGACGATCTTCAACGACACAGTTACCCGTACCTCAGACGGCAGGTACCAGGTGCAAATTTTATTTCGACCAGATGCTCCTGCTCTTGGAGAATCTCATCAATCGGCAGTCCGCCAGTTTCTACAACTCGAGCGGCGGTTGATGAACGATCCCTGTCTTCGTGAGCAGTACATTACATTTATGCGCGAATACATTGCTCTCGATCACATGGAGGTTAGCAAGCAAGCTTTCACCAATAAAGAAAATGGTTACTTCATACCTCATCATGCGGTAACCACAAAATTTCGCGTAGTTTTCAACGCTTCAGCGAAGACATCGAATGGGACATCCTTAAACGATACTCAGTTTTCTGGACCACAACTACATGCCAATATTGTCGACATCCTTCACCGTTTTCGCAAATGCAAGGTAGCCATCACTGCAGACATACAGAAGATGTTTCGACAAATCCTGGTAGACAGACGACATCGTAAATGGCAACAAATACTTTGGCGTGAATTGCCAAATGAACCTCTTCAAGTGTACGAATTGAAGACGGTAACTTATGGAATGGCTTGTAGTCCATTCAACGCAATACGCGCACTGCGTCAATGTGCGAATGACAATTATGAAGTCATCTATGACCCAAGCCGGGCTGCCGCAGCGCGTCATAGCATACTTTATAATTTCTACGTTGATGACTATTTGGATAGCGTCGACAGCGATGAACTTGCTATTACCCGTGCTCAAGATGTAGCGACTATTTTGAAACAAGGACAATTAATATTGGGAAAGTGGAATTCCAATTCTACACACGTATTATCTGCGATAACCGGTACAACACTTTCTGCATCCGAACTAGAGTTGAACAACTCAACAACAAAGGTATTGGGTCTTTACTGGGATCCAGTTAGCGACGAGCTCTTCTTCAAGGTAGGCTTAGTTGACGACACTTCAATGCATACCAAGCGAAAGGTTTTGAGTGACGTGGCGAAATTATATGATCCAACTGGGGTATTGGCACCCGTGGTCGTGGTGGCCAAACTATTCATACAGGACTTATGGAAGGCTGGTCTCCCATGGGACGCTGAACTTCCTCCAGAACTACTCAGTTCATGGGTCTTATTCCGCAACAGTTTGCAAGATATTACACGACTTCGTATTCCTCGTTGGCTAGGTATACGAGTGGGCTCTTTGGTGCATTTACACGGCTTTTGCGATGCTAGTCGTAAAGCGTATGCAGCAGTCATATATGTTCAAACGATCGATAAAGGTGGTACATCACGCACAGCTCTTGTTTCAGCGAAGACGAAGATAGCACCAATTAAGGATGTGACGATACCACGCCTCGAACTGTGTGGTGCTCATCTTCTAACCAAGGCGATGGACAACGTACGTCAAGCCTTAGGCCTACAGGACGCCCCATGTACATATTGGAGTGATTCCACTATTGTTTTATGCTGGATACGCAAACCACCATCCACGTTCAAACAATATGTATCCAATCGGGTAGCTTACATCCAAGCCAATTCAGACATTAACGCTTGGAAGCACATTCGCTCGGAATCAAATCCAGCCGACTGTGCAAGCAGAGGCCTATCTCCCGCCGTCTTAGCAGATCATCACCTTTGGTGGACCGGACCGACGTGCATTCACCAAAGCGTGGGGGAAATGCGCTTACCTTCTTTGACGGAGGAGGAGGAGCACCTCTCCATTGCTGAATCTCGTGTGGTATCCATCTTCGTTTCTAGAGCTAATTACCAGTGGATTATGACATCCACGAAAGACAACAGGATACCTCTCATAGAGAAATTTAGCAAATTGAGTCGTTTACTTAACACCACTGTTTGGTTAAGGCGATGGTTACCGAAATATCGCGGTTACAGGAACGATATAGTTTCTGTCGCAGATCAGCACTGGGCTTTACTTCTGCATATTCGACAAGCACAAGGTAATCATTTTAAACAAGAAATTAAGGCTCTTGAATTGCATTCCAGAATTGCGGGTCGCAGTGAAATCTTAGCACTCAATCCTTTCTTGGATGCAGACGGCATACTGAGAGTAGGTGGTCGACTCGCAAACTCCGACTTAAGTGAAGATCAGCGACATCAAACTATAATTCCGCGTGGGGCCCTGGCTTATTTACTAGTCGCTGATGCTCATACACGTTGCTTACATGGTGGTATACAACAAATGCTTCAGTTTCTTAGACAACGTTTCTGGCTTATAGGCGCACGGGCGCAAGTAAAGTCTTTCATCTGGGCCTGCACTACATGTCGTAGGCATCTTCAAATTATACAACGTCAACAAATGGCTTCGCTCCCGAAAGAACGTGTACTAGTGGCCCCACCATTCTCTCGTAGTGGCTTGGATTACTGCGGGCCATTCCATGTACGTGTGGGAACGCATCGCGCTACCCCGACTACAAAAACCTATGCTgccatatttatttgtatggcGTCACGAGCGGTTCACATTGAGCTGGCAGAGGACTTGAGTACACAG GGGCTAATCGTCAAATGCAGGAAGACTTAA